From Halotia branconii CENA392, the proteins below share one genomic window:
- the argH gene encoding argininosuccinate lyase yields the protein MTKEQTWSQRFESALHPAIARFNASIGFDIELIEYDLTGSQAHAQMLAYTGIISPTEGEQLIAGLEQIRQEYHQGKFHPGIDAEDVHFAVERRLTEIVGDVGKKLHTARSRNDQVGTDTRLYLRDQIQQIKQQLREFQGVLVDIAEQHIETLIPGYTHLQRAQPLSLAHHLLAYFQMAQRDWERLGDVYRRVNISPLGCGALAGTTFLIDRHYTAELLNFDSVYENSLDGVSDRDFAIEFLGAASLIMVHLSRLSEEIILWSSEEFRFVSLKDSCATGSSIMPQKKNPDVPELIRGKTGRVFGHLQAMLVIMKGLPLAYNKDLQEDKENLFDSVNTVKACLEAMTILLAQGLEFRTQRLSQAVAEDFSNATDVADYLAARGVPFREAYNLVGKVVKTSIVAGKLLKDLTLEEWQQLHPAFAADIYEAISPRQVVAARNSYGGTGFAQVSKAVMAARIQIGTRD from the coding sequence ATGACTAAAGAACAAACTTGGAGTCAACGGTTTGAATCAGCACTGCATCCAGCGATCGCTCGTTTTAATGCCAGTATAGGTTTTGATATTGAATTAATAGAATACGATTTAACTGGTTCTCAAGCTCATGCCCAAATGTTGGCTTACACGGGCATTATTTCCCCAACCGAAGGAGAACAACTAATTGCAGGGTTAGAACAAATTCGCCAAGAATATCACCAAGGCAAATTTCACCCTGGTATTGATGCCGAAGATGTACATTTTGCGGTGGAACGGCGGTTAACAGAAATTGTCGGCGATGTGGGTAAAAAGCTGCACACGGCGCGATCGCGTAATGACCAAGTAGGTACTGATACTCGACTCTATCTCCGCGATCAAATTCAACAAATTAAACAGCAATTACGAGAATTTCAAGGTGTTTTAGTAGATATAGCCGAACAGCATATTGAAACTTTGATTCCTGGTTATACCCATTTGCAACGCGCCCAGCCTCTAAGTTTAGCTCATCATCTTTTGGCATATTTTCAGATGGCACAACGCGACTGGGAACGTTTGGGGGATGTTTACCGCCGAGTTAATATTTCACCTTTGGGGTGTGGTGCTTTAGCTGGAACTACTTTTTTAATTGATCGCCACTATACAGCCGAACTATTAAATTTTGATAGTGTTTATGAAAATAGTTTAGATGGAGTCAGCGATCGCGACTTTGCGATCGAGTTTCTTGGTGCTGCTAGCTTAATCATGGTTCACCTTAGCCGTTTGAGCGAAGAAATAATTCTCTGGTCATCGGAAGAATTTCGCTTTGTTTCCCTCAAAGATAGTTGTGCCACTGGTTCCAGCATTATGCCCCAAAAGAAAAACCCCGACGTACCAGAATTAATCCGGGGAAAGACAGGGCGTGTATTTGGTCATCTCCAAGCAATGCTGGTGATTATGAAAGGATTACCCTTGGCATACAACAAAGATTTGCAAGAAGATAAAGAAAATTTATTTGACAGTGTCAATACAGTCAAAGCCTGTTTAGAAGCAATGACAATTTTGTTGGCGCAAGGTCTGGAATTTCGTACCCAACGATTATCCCAAGCCGTGGCAGAAGACTTTTCTAATGCTACAGATGTGGCAGATTATTTAGCAGCGCGAGGAGTTCCTTTCCGAGAAGCCTACAATCTTGTAGGTAAAGTTGTAAAAACCAGTATTGTCGCAGGTAAACTTCTCAAAGATTTGACTTTAGAAGAGTGGCAACAACTACATCCGGCATTCGCAGCAGATATTTACGAAGCCATATCCCCTCGTCAAGTTGTAGCTGCCCGCAACAGTTACGGTGGCACAGGTTTTGCACAGGTAAGTAAAGCAGTTATGGCTGCCCGTATTCAAATAGGGACTAGAGACTAG
- a CDS encoding alpha/beta fold hydrolase, whose protein sequence is MHTLFRNSRRKISQGLLFWREAGKGIPVIFLHGAWKDSSQWLSVMETLSENFHCFAPDLLGFGESENPNVHYSIDLQVECIAEFLQALKLEKVYLVGHSLGAWIAASYALKYADQVYGLVLLAPEGVEIERQENSWQKMQKLMRYPPLALKLLRLLRPLAKRLAWYEKFEQDLQLRHLLLRYPTACKLLFQRQHQEIKIELLQDKLHLIEVPALILQGGQETSDILAKSQIYAQSIPQAEFKMIAHAGDDLPESYTGFVAGDIQDFIKGHG, encoded by the coding sequence ATGCATACGCTATTTCGCAACTCCCGGAGAAAAATTTCTCAAGGGCTATTATTCTGGCGTGAAGCTGGCAAAGGCATTCCTGTAATCTTTTTACATGGTGCTTGGAAAGATAGTAGTCAGTGGTTATCAGTCATGGAAACACTATCTGAGAATTTTCATTGCTTTGCCCCAGATTTATTAGGGTTTGGGGAATCAGAAAATCCGAATGTTCATTACTCGATTGATTTGCAGGTAGAATGCATAGCTGAGTTCCTACAAGCTTTGAAACTAGAAAAAGTGTATTTAGTAGGACATTCTCTCGGAGCTTGGATTGCAGCTAGTTATGCTTTAAAGTATGCAGATCAAGTTTATGGTTTAGTACTGTTAGCACCAGAGGGGGTAGAGATAGAACGGCAAGAGAATAGTTGGCAAAAAATGCAAAAATTGATGAGATATCCACCGTTAGCATTAAAATTATTAAGATTGCTTCGTCCTTTGGCAAAACGTCTGGCTTGGTACGAAAAATTTGAACAAGATTTGCAATTGCGTCATTTGCTTCTACGATATCCGACAGCCTGTAAGCTATTATTTCAAAGGCAGCACCAAGAAATTAAGATTGAATTATTACAGGATAAATTGCATTTAATAGAAGTTCCAGCTTTGATTTTGCAAGGCGGTCAAGAGACATCAGATATATTAGCCAAAAGTCAAATTTATGCTCAATCTATTCCTCAAGCTGAGTTTAAGATGATTGCTCATGCTGGAGATGATTTACCAGAATCTTATACTGGGTTTGTAGCTGGAGATATTCAGGACTTTATTAAAGGTCATGGGTAA
- a CDS encoding ABC transporter substrate-binding protein translates to MKFISGIFSNFKRFYLPVILASLTAITVAACNPENFKSSAAQVPQLVSSILSDPQTFNYPLNQDASTTSLLGLVFDGLTTQNPTTGKFEPSLAESWQISDDKLGFVFTMREGLKWSDGQPLTVDDVVFTFNDIYLNEAIPTDARDILRIGESRALPKVRKIDDRRVEFRTPEPFAPFLGNIGLPILPAHVLKKSIKTKDQNGKPIFLTKWGVDTPLDQIIVNGPYKLERYDTSQRIVFRRNPYYWRKGSQGEPQPYIERIVWQIVESTDTALLQFRSGSLDTIGVTPDYFSLLKKQEKQGNFKIYEDGPATGTSFVLFNLNQGKRDGKPLVNPIKSRWFNTVEFRQAVAYAIDRQKMINNTFRGLGKPQNSPVSVQSPYYLSPQEGLKTYDYNLEKARQLLRKAGFKSNAQGQLLDAQGNRVRFTLLTNSGNKIREAMGAQIKQDLSKIGIQVDFTPLAWNTYTDKLSNTLDWDASLLSLTGGLEPNDGANVWSPEGGLHMFNQKPQAGQKPIQGWEVAPWEAEIGRLYIQGARELDEAKRKEIYAQTQRITQENLPFIYLVNPLAMSAVRDRFEGIEYSALGGAFWNIYEIKITK, encoded by the coding sequence ATGAAATTTATTAGTGGTATTTTTTCCAATTTTAAACGTTTTTATTTACCTGTAATTTTAGCTTCATTAACAGCCATTACTGTTGCCGCTTGCAATCCAGAGAATTTTAAAAGTTCAGCGGCTCAAGTACCACAGTTAGTAAGTAGCATTCTCAGCGATCCCCAAACCTTTAACTATCCCCTCAATCAAGATGCATCAACAACGAGTCTTCTAGGATTAGTTTTTGACGGCTTAACTACACAAAACCCTACAACTGGTAAATTTGAGCCAAGTTTAGCAGAGTCTTGGCAAATTTCTGATGACAAATTGGGGTTTGTTTTTACCATGCGTGAAGGATTGAAATGGTCTGATGGTCAACCATTAACAGTAGATGATGTGGTGTTTACCTTCAATGATATTTATCTTAACGAAGCAATTCCTACAGATGCTAGAGATATTTTACGCATTGGTGAAAGTCGGGCATTACCAAAGGTGAGAAAAATTGATGATCGCCGAGTTGAATTTAGGACACCAGAACCTTTTGCACCGTTCTTAGGAAATATAGGATTGCCAATTTTACCTGCTCATGTATTGAAAAAATCTATAAAAACAAAAGACCAAAATGGGAAGCCAATATTTCTGACAAAGTGGGGCGTTGATACTCCTTTAGACCAAATTATCGTTAATGGCCCTTATAAATTAGAGCGTTATGACACCAGTCAGCGCATAGTATTTAGACGTAATCCTTATTATTGGCGCAAAGGATCTCAAGGAGAACCACAACCTTATATTGAACGAATTGTATGGCAAATTGTGGAATCAACAGATACTGCCTTGCTTCAGTTTCGTTCTGGTAGTTTAGATACGATAGGAGTTACACCAGACTATTTTTCTTTGCTCAAAAAACAAGAAAAGCAAGGTAATTTTAAAATTTATGAAGATGGGCCAGCTACTGGAACATCGTTTGTTTTGTTTAATCTCAATCAAGGCAAAAGAGACGGAAAACCGCTGGTAAATCCAATAAAGTCACGTTGGTTTAATACAGTCGAGTTTAGGCAAGCTGTAGCTTATGCCATTGATCGACAAAAGATGATCAATAATACTTTTCGTGGCTTAGGTAAACCACAAAATTCACCAGTTTCTGTGCAGAGTCCCTATTATCTTTCACCCCAAGAAGGATTGAAAACTTACGATTATAATTTAGAAAAAGCTAGGCAATTACTCAGAAAAGCCGGATTTAAATCCAATGCCCAAGGTCAGTTACTTGACGCTCAAGGCAACCGTGTTCGCTTCACTTTACTTACCAATTCTGGTAATAAAATCCGTGAGGCAATGGGAGCGCAGATTAAGCAAGATTTGAGCAAAATAGGTATTCAAGTCGATTTTACTCCGCTAGCATGGAATACTTACACAGATAAGCTGTCTAATACCCTCGATTGGGATGCTTCTTTGTTGAGTTTGACAGGTGGTTTAGAACCGAACGATGGGGCTAATGTTTGGTCTCCTGAAGGTGGTTTACACATGTTCAATCAAAAACCACAGGCAGGACAAAAGCCGATTCAAGGTTGGGAAGTTGCTCCTTGGGAAGCAGAAATTGGTAGGCTCTATATTCAAGGCGCTAGGGAATTAGACGAAGCCAAGCGAAAAGAAATTTATGCCCAAACACAGCGAATTACCCAAGAAAATTTGCCCTTTATTTACTTAGTCAATCCCTTGGCAATGTCAGCAGTACGCGATCGCTTTGAAGGTATCGAATACTCAGCCCTCGGTGGAGCATTCTGGAACATTTATGAAATTAAAATTACTAAGTAG
- a CDS encoding universal stress protein, protein MFNKILVAVNNTEIGQQVFEEALTLTSSNNAKLLLLHVISPFDDDYLAASRMQTDEAYTNFHTHGVEYYMRQWEALKQKGIEFLTLLTNRAIAKDINAEFTQEVGDPSRLICEMARTWKADLIIMGRRGRSGLSEFFLGSVSNYVLHNAPCSVLTVQGAIPTTKNTLMTASTVSSV, encoded by the coding sequence ATGTTTAACAAAATTTTAGTAGCAGTTAATAATACTGAAATTGGTCAGCAAGTTTTTGAGGAAGCCCTGACTTTAACAAGTTCAAATAATGCCAAATTATTATTACTACACGTTATCTCGCCTTTCGATGATGACTATCTCGCTGCTTCAAGGATGCAAACAGATGAAGCTTATACAAATTTTCACACTCATGGAGTAGAGTATTACATGAGGCAATGGGAAGCTTTGAAACAAAAGGGAATTGAATTTTTGACATTGCTCACTAATCGAGCGATCGCTAAAGATATCAATGCTGAATTTACTCAGGAAGTTGGCGATCCAAGTCGTTTAATTTGCGAAATGGCTCGTACTTGGAAAGCTGACTTAATTATTATGGGTCGTCGCGGACGAAGTGGACTAAGTGAATTTTTCTTAGGTAGTGTAAGTAATTATGTATTACACAATGCTCCCTGTTCAGTACTAACAGTACAAGGAGCAATTCCTACGACCAAAAACACATTAATGACAGCATCAACAGTTTCATCTGTTTGA
- a CDS encoding NUDIX hydrolase, protein MNILAFFAAAVQSTRGLWRVGQTVLGIIFRHPITGTSIIPILPDGRIVLIRRRDDGCWALPGGMVDWGEDIPNTVRRELMEETGLELVEIKRLVGVYSAPDRDPRIHSICVAVEAQVQGIMAVQDTLEVMEIQAFSANSLPPGQMSHDHSRQLQDYLNGLTTLA, encoded by the coding sequence TTGAACATTCTTGCTTTTTTTGCGGCAGCTGTCCAATCCACACGAGGCTTATGGCGCGTTGGACAAACGGTACTGGGTATTATCTTCCGTCATCCCATTACTGGTACTAGTATTATCCCCATATTACCTGATGGTCGAATCGTACTAATCCGACGGCGTGACGATGGCTGTTGGGCATTACCTGGAGGGATGGTGGACTGGGGAGAAGATATTCCTAACACAGTCCGCCGAGAATTAATGGAGGAAACCGGACTGGAGTTAGTAGAAATTAAACGTTTGGTTGGAGTTTACTCTGCACCAGACCGTGATCCGAGAATCCATTCGATTTGTGTTGCAGTAGAAGCGCAAGTTCAGGGGATAATGGCAGTTCAGGATACTTTAGAAGTTATGGAAATTCAGGCTTTTTCTGCTAATTCTTTACCTCCAGGACAAATGTCCCATGACCACTCTCGACAACTACAAGACTATTTAAATGGTTTGACAACACTCGCCTAA
- a CDS encoding Rpn family recombination-promoting nuclease/putative transposase, protein MFDNICKFLVENFASDFATWLLGKPITLTKLSPSELSLEPIRADALILLQSEEVVLHLEFQTQPKIDIPFRMIDYRLRVYRRFPQKRMRQVVIYLQKTNSDLVQQTTFTLEDTFHRFQVIRLWEQPTDNFFQSPGLLPFAVLSQADNPTETLRQVAEQISQINDQRTQSNIAASAFILAGLILNKDIIQQLLQKDIMQESVTYQALIAEGRSEGRSEGIEEGIRRVAINLLREGVADEVVIKATGLSAEQIEQLKLTQVQVNNQEN, encoded by the coding sequence ATGTTTGATAACATCTGCAAATTTCTCGTTGAAAACTTTGCTAGTGATTTTGCTACTTGGCTGTTAGGAAAACCCATAACCCTAACTAAATTAAGTCCTTCAGAACTTTCTTTAGAGCCAATTCGTGCTGATGCGCTGATATTACTCCAATCAGAAGAAGTCGTGCTACATCTAGAATTTCAGACTCAGCCGAAAATTGATATTCCCTTTCGGATGATTGACTATCGGCTGCGGGTGTATCGTCGTTTTCCCCAAAAAAGAATGCGTCAAGTGGTGATTTACCTGCAAAAAACCAATTCTGATCTGGTTCAACAAACCACATTTACCTTAGAAGATACCTTTCATCGCTTCCAAGTAATTCGCCTTTGGGAACAACCAACAGATAACTTTTTTCAATCTCCAGGACTGCTCCCTTTCGCGGTTTTAAGCCAAGCTGATAATCCTACTGAGACATTGCGACAAGTAGCTGAACAAATCTCACAAATCAACGACCAGCGTACACAAAGCAATATAGCCGCGTCAGCGTTTATTCTCGCTGGGCTAATATTAAATAAGGATATTATTCAACAGTTGCTGCAAAAGGATATTATGCAGGAATCAGTAACTTATCAAGCACTCATTGCTGAAGGTCGGTCTGAAGGTCGGTCTGAAGGTATTGAAGAAGGTATTCGCCGCGTGGCGATTAATCTTCTACGCGAGGGGGTAGCTGATGAAGTGGTAATCAAAGCCACTGGTTTGTCAGCAGAGCAGATTGAGCAGTTGAAGCTGACACAAGTGCAAGTGAACAATCAAGAAAATTAA
- a CDS encoding DUF4082 domain-containing protein, with protein MHHTKSQKHCNIWQILSIVALAGSSPTYLHIQSVSAQTPTYSYSFWPDSPQVSSPVDPDTSAVELGVKFRSDVDGVVSAVRFYRSVPIDSGYTVHVWKASTGQLVGTGVAIEGQGPTPGWQTVIVYPPAPIEAGEIYIASYYASEGSYVAETDFWTASSVENGPLHILRQGVYDSNGIYLRQCVQITDNNCQRNSVYKYGVGGGFPTEGYDASNYWIDVIFKTNTPPPYFPYLGLNL; from the coding sequence ATGCATCATACTAAATCGCAGAAACATTGTAATATCTGGCAAATTCTTAGTATTGTTGCACTAGCTGGATCGTCGCCTACATACCTTCATATTCAGTCAGTATCAGCACAGACACCAACCTACTCTTATTCATTCTGGCCTGATTCACCCCAAGTGAGTAGTCCAGTTGACCCAGATACTAGTGCCGTAGAACTAGGAGTAAAGTTCCGTAGTGATGTAGACGGTGTGGTTAGCGCTGTCCGATTTTACCGAAGTGTACCAATTGATAGTGGCTATACAGTTCACGTATGGAAGGCATCAACAGGTCAGTTAGTAGGTACAGGAGTGGCCATTGAGGGACAAGGACCGACTCCCGGCTGGCAAACGGTCATAGTTTACCCACCAGCTCCCATTGAAGCCGGAGAAATTTACATTGCTTCTTACTATGCAAGCGAGGGATCTTATGTGGCAGAAACAGACTTCTGGACTGCTAGTAGTGTTGAAAACGGCCCATTGCACATATTGCGTCAAGGTGTGTATGACAGCAATGGTATTTATTTAAGACAATGTGTACAAATAACAGATAATAATTGTCAGCGTAATAGTGTATACAAATATGGTGTAGGTGGTGGCTTTCCTACGGAAGGTTATGATGCGAGCAATTACTGGATTGATGTCATTTTTAAAACAAACACACCTCCTCCATACTTTCCTTACCTAGGATTGAATCTTTAG
- a CDS encoding PIN domain-containing protein, which translates to MIIYVETNFLMGIAKGQDTLAQELLQNTPSFLRLVVPSICFVESLTTLEQEEKYNLDFLRNLDIQINQAERDNSDNAQTLLSYLEQSRTSFLQRANEVKKRFDVAFNQLVSKSEMITLNTGIFQVTLNRAIFEKHIIDKIILECIIFHAGLHHNENKLFLSNNSKEFGKREVTEILRNVGIQYFNKTQSFLGWLQSQTN; encoded by the coding sequence GTGATAATTTACGTTGAAACTAATTTTTTGATGGGTATTGCTAAAGGGCAAGATACCCTAGCCCAAGAATTACTGCAAAATACACCCTCTTTTTTACGTTTAGTAGTGCCAAGTATTTGTTTTGTAGAATCATTAACAACATTAGAACAAGAAGAAAAATATAATCTAGATTTTCTTCGTAATTTAGATATACAAATTAATCAAGCAGAGCGAGATAACTCAGACAATGCACAAACACTGCTATCTTATCTAGAACAATCAAGAACTAGTTTTTTGCAACGAGCTAACGAAGTTAAAAAACGTTTTGATGTAGCTTTTAATCAGCTTGTTAGTAAATCAGAAATGATTACATTAAATACGGGTATTTTTCAAGTAACATTAAATAGAGCAATTTTTGAGAAGCACATTATAGATAAAATAATTTTGGAGTGTATAATTTTTCATGCTGGCTTACACCACAATGAAAATAAATTGTTTTTAAGTAATAACTCTAAGGAGTTTGGTAAACGAGAAGTTACAGAAATTTTACGAAATGTTGGTATCCAGTATTTTAATAAAACTCAAAGTTTTCTTGGTTGGCTACAGTCTCAAACAAATTGA
- the larB gene encoding nickel pincer cofactor biosynthesis protein LarB, whose protein sequence is MTQPETLRSLLEAVANGKVTPDVALDSLKNLAYEPVGEFAKIDHHRTLRTGFPEVIWGPGKTPEQIAQIMEVMRLRNPVVMATRIEPAVYAALQSQVKDLQYYGLAKICAIAPPTVEPQFLGEIGILSAGTADLPVAEEAAVTAELSGFRVQRLWDVGVAGIHRLLNNRHLIESASVLIVVAGMEGALPSVVAGLANCPVIAVPTSIGYGASFGGLAPLLTMLNSCAAGVGVVNIDNGFGAAVLAGQILRTAEKLNHKP, encoded by the coding sequence GTGACTCAACCTGAAACTCTGCGATCGCTTCTCGAAGCGGTTGCTAATGGCAAAGTTACCCCAGATGTAGCTTTAGACTCTCTTAAAAATTTAGCCTATGAGCCTGTAGGTGAATTTGCCAAAATTGACCATCATCGTACCCTGAGAACTGGTTTCCCTGAGGTAATTTGGGGGCCGGGTAAAACTCCTGAACAAATTGCTCAAATTATGGAGGTGATGCGCCTCCGCAATCCAGTAGTCATGGCCACCCGGATTGAACCCGCAGTTTATGCTGCACTGCAATCACAGGTTAAAGATTTGCAATATTATGGATTGGCAAAAATTTGTGCGATCGCTCCCCCAACTGTTGAGCCACAGTTTCTAGGAGAAATTGGGATTTTGTCTGCTGGTACTGCTGATTTACCAGTAGCTGAAGAAGCCGCAGTTACAGCTGAACTGTCTGGTTTTCGCGTCCAGCGTCTTTGGGATGTTGGTGTGGCTGGTATTCATCGCTTGCTGAATAATCGTCACCTGATTGAATCGGCATCAGTATTAATTGTCGTGGCGGGGATGGAAGGCGCTTTACCCAGTGTGGTTGCGGGTTTAGCTAATTGTCCGGTGATTGCCGTTCCTACTAGCATTGGTTATGGTGCGAGTTTTGGTGGTTTAGCACCTTTATTGACAATGCTCAACTCTTGTGCTGCTGGGGTAGGGGTAGTGAATATTGATAATGGTTTTGGTGCAGCGGTTTTGGCCGGACAAATTTTGCGGACAGCCGAAAAGCTAAATCACAAACCCTAA
- the ispF gene encoding 2-C-methyl-D-erythritol 2,4-cyclodiphosphate synthase — translation MTNIRIGNGYDIHKLVSDRPLILGGVQIPHELGLLGHSDADALTHAIMDAMLGALSLGDIGHYFPPTDPQWAGADSLMLLTQVHQLIQNQGWQIGNIDSVVVAERPKLKPHIERMRDKLANVLKLQPNQVGIKATTNEKLGPIGREEGICAYAVVLLVACE, via the coding sequence ATGACAAACATACGTATTGGTAACGGCTACGATATTCACAAATTAGTGAGCGATCGCCCTTTAATTTTAGGAGGAGTCCAAATTCCCCATGAACTTGGTTTATTGGGACATAGTGACGCTGACGCACTAACCCACGCCATTATGGATGCCATGTTAGGGGCATTATCTTTAGGAGATATTGGGCATTATTTTCCCCCTACTGATCCCCAATGGGCAGGTGCAGATAGTTTAATGTTATTAACTCAAGTACATCAACTAATTCAAAATCAAGGTTGGCAAATAGGTAACATTGATTCAGTTGTGGTTGCTGAACGCCCCAAATTAAAACCGCATATTGAAAGGATGCGTGACAAATTAGCAAATGTTTTAAAATTACAACCAAATCAAGTTGGTATTAAAGCTACAACTAACGAAAAACTCGGCCCTATAGGAAGGGAAGAAGGTATTTGTGCTTATGCTGTTGTCTTGCTAGTTGCTTGCGAGTAA